A window from Setaria italica strain Yugu1 chromosome VIII, Setaria_italica_v2.0, whole genome shotgun sequence encodes these proteins:
- the LOC101780648 gene encoding uncharacterized protein LOC101780648: MACRWRHWRARRFPILLNVAARFQDPEKGTVQPAPGPRSPPLAPFPTGALPRRPPDSAPGARSRRPPAPGPRRRRSPRSTPSALRWWCQPSGSQGGMLVFVSGSIRTSPEEHPIKFSQLDDGLEFSFTDKRRFARVRLIEDPENVPPISELGPDALFEPMSVDNFLDSLGRKKIGIKALLLDQVGLDDL, from the exons ATGGCATGTCGCTGGCGGCATTGGCGAG CGAGACGGTTTCCCATCCTCCTCAATGTCGCTGCCCGTTTCCAAGATCCAGAGAAGGGCACCGTCCAgccggcccccggcccccgctCCCCGCCGCTGGCGCCATTCCCCACCGGCGCCCTTCCCCGCCGCCCCCCGGATTCCGCCCCCGGCGCCCGGTCCCGCCGGCCCCCGGctcccggcccccgccgccggcgctccccGCGTTCGACACCAAGCGCGCTGCGCTGGTGGTGCCAGCCGTCGGGATCCCAGGGAGGTATGCTCGTCTTCGTCTCCGGCTCCATCCGCACCAGCCCCGAGGAGCACCCCATCAAGTTCTCCCAG CTTGATGATGGCTTGGAGTTTTCCTTCACTGATAAAAGGCGCTTTGCAAGAGTTCGTTTGATTGAAGAT CCAGAAAATGTACCCCCAATTTCTGAGCTAGGTCCAGATGCTCTCTTTGAGCCAATGTCTGTTGACAATTTTTTGGACTCCTTGGGTAGAAAGAAGATTGGAATAAAAGCTCTTTTACTTGATCAG GTTGGATTGGATGACCTGTAG
- the LOC101761845 gene encoding uncharacterized protein LOC101761845, whose protein sequence is MEGKRTTALMVIMCLVILSLNVNPATAAQCSCCVSARAKACCFACITAGGSDSLCKNTCCFPCVLSDSVAAKMEEMAVLAKMEEAGQA, encoded by the exons ATGGAGGGAAAGAGGACTACCGCTTTGATGGTGATCATGTGCCTGGTCATCTTGAGCCTCAATGTTAACCCGGCCACCGCGGCACAGTGCAGCTGCTGCGTATCCGCCCGGGCAAAAGCATGTTGTTTTGCTTGTATTACTGCAGGTGGCTCCGACTCACTCTGCAAGAACACTTGCTGTTTCCCATGTGTTCTGTCCGATTCTG TTGCTGCTAAGATGGAAGAAATGGCAGTGCTTGCTAAGATGGAAGAAGCTGGACAAGCCTAA
- the LOC101762265 gene encoding uncharacterized protein LOC101762265 yields the protein MEGKRTTALMVIMCLVILSLNVNPATAAQCSCCVSARAKACCFACITAGGSDSLCKNTCCFPCVLSDSVAAKMEEMAVLAKMEEPGQA from the exons ATGGAGGGAAAGAGGACTACCGCTTTGATGGTGATCATGTGCCTGGTCATCTTGAGCCTCAATGTTAACCCGGCCACCGCGGCACAGTGCAGCTGCTGCGTATCCGCCCGGGCAAAAGCATGTTGTTTTGCTTGTATTACTGCAGGTGGCTCCGACTCACTCTGCAAGAACACTTGCTGTTTCCCATGTGTTCTGTCCGATTCTG TTGCTGCTAAGATGGAAGAAATGGCAGTGCTTGCTAAGATGGAAGAACCTGGACAAGCCTAA
- the LOC101762664 gene encoding uncharacterized protein LOC101762664 has product MEGKRTTALMVIMCLVILSLDVNPATAAQCSCCVSARAKACCFACITAGGSDSLCKNTCCFPCVLSDSVVAKMEEMGALAKMEEAGQA; this is encoded by the exons ATGGAGGGAAAGAGGACTACCGCTTTGATGGTGATCATGTGCCTGGTCATCTTGAGCCTCGATGTTAACCCGGCCACCGCGGCACAGTGCAGCTGCTGCGTATCCGCCCGGGCAAAAGCATGTTGTTTTGCTTGTATTACTGCAGGTGGCTCCGACTCACTCTGCAAGAACACTTGCTGTTTCCCATGTGTTCTGTCCGATTCTG TTGTTGCTAAGATGGAAGAAATGGGAGCGCTTGCTAAGATGGAAGAAGCTGGACAAGCCTAA